The Anoxybacillus amylolyticus DNA segment AAACGTCTATCCGCGCGAGGTGGAAGATGTTCTTTATGAACATGAAGGCGTGCTTGATGTCGCGGTGCTTGGCGAGCCGGATGCCTTATGGGGAGAAAAAGTCGTTGCTTTCGTCGTTAAAAAGGATCCACAGCTTACCGCGGAACAGTTAGAGGCGTTTTGCAAACAAAGCGACAAGCTCGCTCCGTATAAACGGCCGCGTGCCTACTATTTTGTCGACGCGCTGCCACGCAATGCAAGCGGGAAAATCCAAAAATTTTTGTTGCGCGAGCAAATGAAAAACATGGCGCAATCATAGGGTGGTGACAACATGGCAACGTATTTGCACGAAGAACATCACATTTTTCGTGAGGCGTTCCGTAAATTTTTGCAAAAAGAAGCGTATCCGTTCTATGCCGAATGGGAAAAACAAGGAATCATTCCACGTGATTTTTGGCATAAAATGGGATCGAATGGTTTCCTTTGCCCGTGGGTAGACGAAACGTACGGTGGATTTGGTGCCGATTTTGGTTACTCGGTCGTTATCAACGAAGAATTAGAGAAAGTAGGGTCAAGCCTTGTCGGCATCGGCTTGCATAATGACATCGTCGTTCCGTATATCGCATCATATGGAACAGAAGGGCAAAAGAAGAAATGGCTGCCGAAATGCGTGTCCGGAGAAATCGTCACCGCTATCGCGATGACCGAACCAGGGGCAGGGTCTGATTTGGCGGGCATCAAAACAACGGCGGTGAAACATGGCGACTATTATATCGTCAACGGCCAAAAAACGTTTATTACAAACGGCATTCATGCTGACTTAGTCATCGTCGTCTGCAAAACGAATCCGAATGCGAACCCGCCGCATAAAGGCATTAGTTTGCTTGTAGTTGAACGTGAAACGACAGGCTTTACACGCGGTCGGAAACTCGAAAAAGTCGGATTGTATGCCCAAGATACAGCTGAGCTATTTTTTAGCGACGCGAAAGTTCCGGCAGAAAACTTGCTCGGAGAAGAAGGAAAAGGCTTTTATTATTTGATGGAAAAATTACAACAAGAGCGGCTTATCGTCGCTATCGCCGCGCAAACAGCGGCAGAAGTGATGTTTGACTTAACGAAACGATATGTGAAAGACCGCACGGCGTTCGGAAAAACGATTAGCCAATTTCAAACCGTCCAGTTCCGCTTGGCGGAAATGGCGACGGAAATTGCCTTAGGGCGCGCGTTTCTTGACGATGTCATCGAACAGCATATCGCAGGGAAAGACGTCGTAGCAAACGTATCGATGGCGAAATGGTGGATTACGGAAATGGCAAAGCGCGTCGCCGCTGAAGGGATGCAGCTTCACGGTGGCTATGGCTATATGGAAGAATACGAGATTGCAAGGCGCTATCGCGACATCCCAGTCAGCGCGATTTATGCCGGCACGAATGAAGTGATGAAAATGATCATCGCGAAACATCTTGGATTATAGGGGGGATTTCGTTGCTTGAAGGGGTGAAAATCATTGATTTTTCTCATTATCTCCCTGGTCCGTTTGCGAGCCTCCGCTTAGCCGATTTAGGCGCCGAAGTTGTGAAAATTGAGCCAAAAACAGGGGATATGATGCGGAAGCTTGCTGATGACTGCATTTTTGAAGCGAACAATAAAAATAAACGAAGCATCACCGTCGATTTAAAAAACGCTCAAGATGCCGATGCCGTCCGGCAGCTCATTAGCGAAGCGGACGTCATCATCGAAAGTTTTCGCCCCGGTGTGATGAAACGGCTCGGGCTCGGCTATGAAGACGTATACGCTCTCAATCCGGCGGTCGTTTATTGCTCCATCAGCGGCTACGGACAACATAGTCGCTATGCGTCATTC contains these protein-coding regions:
- a CDS encoding acyl-CoA dehydrogenase family protein is translated as MATYLHEEHHIFREAFRKFLQKEAYPFYAEWEKQGIIPRDFWHKMGSNGFLCPWVDETYGGFGADFGYSVVINEELEKVGSSLVGIGLHNDIVVPYIASYGTEGQKKKWLPKCVSGEIVTAIAMTEPGAGSDLAGIKTTAVKHGDYYIVNGQKTFITNGIHADLVIVVCKTNPNANPPHKGISLLVVERETTGFTRGRKLEKVGLYAQDTAELFFSDAKVPAENLLGEEGKGFYYLMEKLQQERLIVAIAAQTAAEVMFDLTKRYVKDRTAFGKTISQFQTVQFRLAEMATEIALGRAFLDDVIEQHIAGKDVVANVSMAKWWITEMAKRVAAEGMQLHGGYGYMEEYEIARRYRDIPVSAIYAGTNEVMKMIIAKHLGL